The Bacteroidota bacterium DNA window TTAAGGGAGGTTCTATAAAATTAATTCATCAATTCTATTCAACTTATTTCAACCCCAGACCTTAACTTGCCATTCAAAAAAAGAACTTAAATTCATATTAAACAAAAGAAAATGGACATAATATTTTACGAAGCTTTTGAAGAAGAAGAAAAAGAAATAAAAAAGCATTTACCTAAAAATATAAATGCAGAATTTACTTGGAAAAGCATTCAGGAATATGGATCCAAAGAACCTCCTGCAAAAATAATAAGCACAAGAACACAATCAATTTATCCTATTAAATGGGCAAAAAAAATAAAAGGAATTCTATCTCGTAGCACAGGTTATGATCATTTAAAAGAATATCAAAAGAAAGTAAGTGCGGATATTTCTTATGGGTATTTACCTCTGTACTGCCACAGAGCCGTTGCTGAGCAAGCTTTACTTTTATGGATGTCCTTATTAAGAAAATTACCACAGCAAATTAAAAGTTTTTCTCGTTTCCATCGTGATGGACTTACAGGAAGGGAAACAGAAGAAAAAACACTTCTTGTGGTTGGTGTAGGGAATATTGGTTCGGAGGTAGCAAAAATAGGACATGGCTTGGGAATGAAAGTTCTCGGTGTTGAAATTGACATAAAGCATCCTAATGAAAAATATGTTTCTATTGACGAAGGAATAAAAAAAGCAGATATTATTGTTTGTGCTATGAACCTTACAGACAAAAATCACAACTATTTCAATTTTGAACTATTAATGAAAGCAAAAAAAGATGCTGTTTTTGTTAATATTTCACGTGGTGAAATTTCTCCATCTTTAGAATTATTAAAAGTTCTAAACAAAAATCACTTAAGCGGTGTAGCACTTGATGTTTTTGATTCGGAGAAAGAGCTTGCAAATGTGCTTAGGAATAATGCAAAAACTAATAATGAAGAAACATTAGCAACTCTGAAGCTAATGAAGAAGTCAAATGTAATTTTAACACCTCATAATTCTTTCAATTCAGTAGAGGGGGTTAAAAGAAAATCGGAGCAAAGTGTAGAACAAACGATAAGTTTTTTAAAAACAGGGAAGTTTATTTGGTCTGTTCCGGGTGTTTGAAGAGGATGCAGGATACAGGATGCAAGATGCAGGATGCAAGATGCAGGATACAGGATGCAGGATGCAAGATGCAAGATGCAGGATGCAGGATGCAGGATGCAGGATGCAGGATGCCCAGACGGGCTAACTTCGTGTCGCAAGATGCAGGTTATTTCTGGCTGAATATTGTTTGTATTTTTCTCGCTAAGACTCAAAGGATTTTTTTGTTAAGCAATAGTCATTTGGTAGTCATTTAGTTGTTGTTTATTTTTATTGATTTTTTTAGCCTTTGTCTTAGCCTTTGCCTTAGCCTTAGCCTTTTTGAGGATAGGATGCAAAACAAGTTGCAAGTTACGTCCTACTAAGAACTAAAAACTGCTGACTTTCAATCACTCCTCTCTTGCAATTCTATTAGCCTCTTCATGGCAAATTTTATTTCCTTCACTTTCGGCATGTCCTTTAACCCATTGAAATTCAATATATTTCTTTTGTATTAATTTCTCAAGCCTTTTCCAATACTCAATATTTTTTGCTTTTTCTCCATTGGCAGTATGCCAATTATTTAATTTCCAATGAAATATCCATTCAGTAATTCCTTTACGAACATATTGGCTATCAGTAATTACTCTTATTTTTTTCTCATTTTCAAGTTTCTCAAGACCTTTAATCGTTGCATAAAGTTCTATCAGACAACTACTTTGCAGCAATGTTTTCTCACTGATTAATTCTTTGGAATCATTAGTTTTTACGATAAATGCAGCAACACCACCTTTGTTCTCGTCTTGCAAAAAACAACCATCGGTAAATAGCTTGGTAATATTCTCAATTCCGTTTTCAATTATTCTGATGTTATCTTTTCCTTGTAGTTTATCCGAAACAATAATTTTATTTATATCATTAAAAGCTGCAACATCTTTGTTATCAATCATTGAAAAGCTCAGCTTAAAGCCTTTAAAAAAAGTATCCTTTCGTTTATTGTGAAGTATTTTTCTAAATTGATACTCATTTTTTTGCAAAAAATCATGAAGCAATCCTGAACCTTCAAACTCTAAGTTTTTTGTTTTTGGGTTAAAAAAAACAATTGCTTTACTTTTACTATTGGAAATACGTATTTCGTAAACACCTTTTTTCTCTGAGATAATTTCCATTTTCAGTAAAGTAACAAGCATTTTTATTTCCTATTTATTAATCCACCCTAAAAAGTCTTAAAATGATTTTCAGCTCCTTTCTACCTCAAACCCTAAAGGAAGAAGTAGCTGAAAATCAGGACTCCCTTTAGGGAGTGGGGCAATTCCTGATTTTCAAAACCTGCATTCATTATTTCTTAGAGTGAACTCATTTATTTCTCAATTTTAAATTGTTCGCATTTTTTCAATATTTCCAAAAGTTTTGTTGTTTGTATTTTTTTAAATTCTCGTTCAATAATTTCCAGCTTATTTCTTGCATCACTTAAATGCTTTTGAGCTCCGTTTATTACACTTTCATATTGTATTTTTGACAGAGAATAATATATCTTATTTGTAGCATCATTTATGATAAAAATATTGTCTTCAATTTTTCCTGATGCTATCTCAAGGTCAAGGCATTTTATCTTTCTGCTATCTTTCACAATTTCAAAAAGTTCATCTTTTGCATATCCGCAATTCATCATAAGATTGTCAGAAGAAGTAAATGCATAACCGGCATAAAGTTTTGTATCCTGCAAACTCATTGCATTTTGAGCATCTAAGATATTTGTTTCTGTTTCTTCAAAGTAGGAATAAATATCAGCAATATAATTTTTAACATCTTTAATGCTCCTTTTAATTTCTTTGTTTTGTGAATAAGAAGCAAAATAAATAGAAATTAAAATTGTTAGTGAAAGGAGTTTTTTCATAATAAAATCAAATTATTAATTTTTATTTTCAATTAATTTATAGCCATCAATTTTCCCTTTTTGAGTTGCAGGAATACCTTCTTCCATCCAAATAGGCATGGGTTTATTTTTCAGATAATAATCAAAAAACTGCATCATCCTAATACTTAGGTCAACTCTGTTTGGCCATTTTCTGAGATTATGGGCTTCATTGTTATAGCTTAGCATCCATGCTGGTTTGTTTAATCTTCTCATTGCAACAAACATTTCAATTCCTTGATACCATGGAACTGCTCCATCATTATCATTATGCATTAAAAGTAATGGTGTTTCTATTCTATCTGCAAAAAATATTGGTGAATTTTCAATATAAAGTTCTGGTTTTTCCCAAAGTGTAGCACCTATTCTACTTTGCCCTTCTTCGTACTGAAACATTCTACTTACTCCACTTCCCCAGCGGATTCCACCATAGGCACTTGTCATATTTGAAACTACAGCACCGCCCATTGCAGCCTTGTAAAAATTTGTTTGAGTAAGCATAAAAACTGTTTGATAACCTCCCCAGCTTTGACCTTGCAGTCCAATATTTTTTTTGTCAACAAAATCTTTTTCGCACATTGCCATTGTTCCACTCATTATTGATTGATATGCACTTTTGCCAGGGAATCCTTTTTTATAATTAATGTCAGGAACAAAAATTAAATATCCGTTACTCACATATAGAGGAAATGAAATTACAGAGTGGCTTGGCTTTGGTATAGAATGTTGATTAATATTATCTGAACCTTTTTCATAATAATAAACAATCATGGGATATTTTTTTGAAGCATCAAAATTCTCAGGTTTATAAAGTAATCCCTTAAGTTCTTCGCCTTCAAATGATGTCCAAGCTACTTGTTCTACTGTACCCCAATTGTATTTCTGTTGTTGTGGATTTAAATTTGAAATTACTTTTTGATTTTTAAAATCAATGTTACTTATTCGGAGTTGTGGGTATTCTTTAAAACTTTCTTTTCGCCAAATAATTTTGTCACAATTTTTTGCTTTTTGTAGTCTTCTAAAAGAATAATCCTGCATTATTAGCATTTTAGCTTCTTTTGTTTCTTCAATTTCAATTGTAAAAAATCCTTCTTTTTTATTCTTTTTGTTAAATGCTTTTAAAACTAAAGTGCCTTCGAGATATTTCTTTTCTCTGTCAAGATTTACATTTCGGAATATAATTTCCTGTTCCCTTCCATTGGTAATTTTAATTGCATGCTTTTTCCCTTTAGGATCAATTTTCCAAATATCATATTTGTCATAAATAAAAATATTTTCATCCTTCTCCGACCAACCTGCAATTCCATAAGGATGTGGGTCAGTTGGTACATCATAATCCTCATTGAAAAAACTCACATTTATTTTTTCTGTCAAATTCACTTTTTCATCACTCCCGATTTTCTTAGAATACCATGAGCTATCATTACTTTCATACCAATAAATATATTTTTGGTCGGGAGAAATATTTATACTTGATTGTCTTTTTTTAAGCAATAATTTTTGTTCACCTGTTTTTGTGTCCAATAAATAAGCATCAAAACATCTCTTAGATGTCCATGAATAAGACCGTTGATATTGCTTGTTACCAAATCCTAAGGCATATCTTGCATCCCTGTCTTTATAAAGTCTAACTCTTTGGATATTTTCATTCTCAAGTTTTATCATTTTATTTTTGTCAAAATTAAAAACACATAAATCAGATTTCTTTAAATCAGACTTTAAACGTAGTTTTTGTTGTGGTTGCAATCTTAAATCCTTCCAATTCCAAACATCAAGATGATATTTTTCATTTTCGAGTAATGTGTCTTTAACTTCGGGTTCAGGTTTTTTTGCTATACCAAAAAATAATTTTTCACCATTTTTTGAAAAATAAATGCTTGCGTTTTTACTCACACAAAAACCTTTGGGCATTAATGTATTTGTTGTATCAACAATAATTTCAACCTTGTCTTTGTTCCAATAAAGTAAGCTGAATATTTTTGTCTTTGTGGTATCTCTTGAAATTAAAAAAGCGACTTTTTTACCTTCTTCATCAATTGTAAATTTTTCAAATTCATTAGTTGTTTTATAAATTATTTTATCTGTTTGAGACAAAGTATTAAAAAGATGAAGCGAAATAGTATCAATAGAATCCTTTACGATTGTTGTAAAAACAATGGAATTACCATTTTTTGAAATGGAATAATCTTTTACATTTTTGAAAAGAAATTCTTTTTCTGAAATAGGATTGAAAATAACAAGATGAGTAGCTATTTGTTTTTTTTCTTTTTTCATCTTCTTTTTTTCTGCTTTACTCTTTTTTTCTTTTTTTACTTCGTTACTATCAGCAACTTCCTTTTCTTTAATCTTTTTCTCTTTACACAAATGATAAACTATCCATGAAGAGTTTTTTTCTGCGATTTTGAATGAAGTTATTCTTGGAATTTTTATTATCGAATCTTTGTCAAAAAGCCATATTCCCATGCTATCTTTTGGTAGTTCATCCTTCTTCACTTTTTCTAGTTTCATCTTCCGCACTGAATCATATTGTGCTTTAATTTTGAAGATAAGAAAATCAGAATTAGGAGAAAAACTTGCTATTTCTCCTCTATCAATAAAATCTAATTTATCTTTCTTTACATCAAAAAGAAATAATTTAGAATCAAGTGCTGTTTTTTGTGGTGTAGAAATATATGTTACCCAATTTCCATTATTGGATATTTTTATATTTTTCATCACATTCCATTTTTCATAAACTGAATGGTCAAGATTTTTTTTGTTATTATTTTGAGAAAAAGAAGAAAATGCAGGTATTAAAAGCAAAATAAGTAAGACTATTCTTTTCATGTTGTTTATAAATTTAAAATAATTACGAAAGTAATAATTATTGTAGAATATGGATTCTTTATTAGCTTTTTTATTAGAAGTTCCCATACACAATAAAAGAAACATGTTGTGAAAAACCGTAGCAAATGATATAAACGAAACTTAAAAAACCTTTTACCATACTCACTTTCCTGAAAATATCCTAATGCATTCTTTTTCCATCCATTCCCTTTCAATTGGAACAACACCAACTCTTTCGCATACAAGCCCTCCTGCAATGTTTGTTAGTTCTGCAAGTAAATTAATGGGATGTTGTGAAGCTATTGATAAAGCTGTTATGCTTGCAACGGTATCGCCAGCACCAGAAACATCATAAATGCTTCTTTTGTGTGTTGGTACAAGAAAATCTTCTTTGCCATCATTTATGTAAACGCCTTGTTCCGAAAGTGTAATAAAGGTAATTGAAATATTCATTTTGTCAAAAAGAGAGTTAGATACCTTACGGAGTTTTTCTATTGTAATTGGTTTTTCAATTAAAATCCCCAATCCTTCTTTTAGTTCTTTAAAATTGGGTTTGAATAAAGTTGAGTTTTTATAAGAATTAAAATTTTTCCTTTTTGGGTCAACAATAGTTGGAATATTTCTTTTGTTTGCTTCATCAATAATATCCTGAATGAATTTCTTTGAAAGCACTCCTTTATCGTAATCCTGAAATATCAATGAGTCTATTGAATCTAATTTTTCAAGAATCTTTTCTTTGAGTTTAATGCATTCTTTTAGATTTATTAGTTTATCTGTTTCAGTATCAAGGCGAATTGATTGTTGCTGTTCGTTTGAAATCACTCTTGTTTTTAAAGTAGTTGGTCTGTTGTTGGATTTAATAATACAATCAGGCTTTATATTTCTTTTTTCAAGCAAATTAAGGAAAACTTCTCCTTCGTTATCATCTCCAATTACAGAACATAAAATAGGATTTGCTCCTAATTTTTTTATGTTTAAAGCTACGTTGGCTGCTCCTCCAAGTCGGTATTCTCTTTTGTTTACCAAAACAATTGGTACAGGTGCTTCTGGTGAAATTCGGTTTACACTACCCCACCAATAAGAATCAACCATTACATCCCCGATTATCAGAATATTTTTCTTCTCAAAATCATCAAAGATATTTGTTACTTCACTTTTTGAAAGTTGTATGTTATTCATGTTTTTATTGCGTTAAAAATAAGTATTTTATTTTGAAGATATTACAACATTTAAAGAATTAAGTTTTACAAAATCAAAACATTTTCCTTAACAGATTATTTTATCAACTTGAATAAATAATTTTATTTCAATATCAATTTCTTTGTAATTACTTCATTATCAGAAATGATTTGGACAAAATAAATACCTCTTGAATATTCGTTTAGGTTAAATTCAATTTGTGAATTAATATTTTTCTCACTAAAAATAATTGTCCCATTTGGATTAAAAATATTAATATCTAATTCCTTTTTAGAATTAGAATTTAAAACAAAAGTTCCTTTTGAAGGATTTGGATAAATAGAAATATCGCTTTTAAGTTTTGTATCCTCAATTCCATCGGGTACTTCTCTTTTTAATATTAATCCGTTTGTACCAACAGCAAAACCATTTCCGTAAGGAGTAAAAATTATTTGTTTTATTGTTTCAGTACCTCCTGAATTTTCTATTTCCCAACTAGAACCTCCATCATTTGTAGTAAGAATTAATTCATGCTTGCCACCAATAAAACCTGATTGAACAAAAGTAAAATATATACTATAAAAATATGTGCTTGGGTAAGCGGCAGGGCTAATGTTTGTCCAATGATTTCCTCCGTCAATTGACCTTTTTACTAAACCACGACCAATTATATATCCTACATTTTCTGTACAAAAAAATGAGTTGTTAATGTTGTTCCATCCTTCGTTTATTGTATCCCATGATGTTCCTCCGTTATTAGTTTTCCAAATTCTACCGGAAGTAGCACTAATAACTCCTGTATTTTGGTTGAAAAATTGTACAGCTATAAAATCATCAGCAGTATAAATTGATTTAGTAAGCCAACCTAATCCACCATTGTTTTCTGACTTAAAGAATCTGCCTCCATCAGAACATAAATATCCAATATTTTGGCTTGGAAATGATACATCTGTAAGATTAACGTTTGACCCGATATTTATTTTTTGCCAAACAGCACCACCGTTTTCTGTTTTGTATAAGCCTCCGTTTCTACCAACAACATATCCTAAATCTTTATCAAGGAAATTACATGAAAGTAGTTCTGTAGTAACCGAAGGAGTTGTAACATTTGTCCATGTTTCACCGGCATCTGTAGTTTTTAAAATTACACTTTTTGTAGGACTGTATCCAACGATATATCCAATAGAATCACCAATAAATTCTATATCGCATAAAGTTGCATCCGCAATCCCTGAATTTTTTTTGTCCCAAGTATGTTGTGCTAATAGCAATAAACTTGAAATTGTTAAAACGATTGTAAGTAAAAATCTCTTCATAATATTTCTTTTTAATTAAATGAACTCAAAAATAATTGACGAAATTAAATAAAATATTTGAATTATTGCAAATAAAAAATATTTATTCACTTTTCAATATCCAAAAATAATTTTCACAAAAGTTGTTTTGTTATTCAAACATCCAATTTGAAAATTGTAACAATCTTGTAATATTTTTTAAATTTTTTTGAAACATTCTTAATTCATTTTTGTAGCGATTATAAAAATTATGTTTAACTAAAAAAAATTAGAAAAAATGAAAACAAATTATTTGAAACTTTTTATCTTAATGTTTGTCTTTTTTGGTGTTGTCCTTTTAAATTCATGTAAGGAAGACGACCCTATTGATCCTGGAGTTACTGATGAATATACTATAACTGATGATGGTAGCGGAGTAGGAACAACTACTTGGAAAACAGGAAAAACATACATTCTTGACGGATTGGTGTTTGTAAATGACGGACAGGTTTTAACAATTGAAGCAGGTACAGTTATCAAAGGAAAACCGGGAACAGGAGAAAATGCAAGTGCTTTAGTAGTTGCAAGAGGTGGAAAAATCAACGCTGTTGGAACAGCTAATAGCCCTATTATTTTTACAGCCGAGGTAGATGAACTTAATGGCAATATTGATGTAAAAGCTAGAGGATTATGGGGAGGAGTAATAATTCTCGGGAAAGCAAAATTAAATTCTAACCCGGGGGAATCTGCAATTGAAGGAATTCCTACAAGTGAAACACGCGGAATTTATGGAGGAAATGATGACGCAGATAATTCCGGAACTTTTCAATATGTTTCGATTCGTCATGGAGGAACTGATATTGGCGAAGGAAATGAAATAAACGGATTAACTCTTGGAGGAGTTGGAAGCGGAACTACTATTGACCATATTGAAGTTATTGCAAATGCTGATGACGGTGTTGAATTTTTTGGAGGAGCAGCTCAGTGCAAAAATATGATTGTTGCTTTTTGTGGTGATGATTGTTTTGATTATGATGAGGGTTTCCAAGGCAAAGGTCAGTTTTGGGTTGCAATTCAAGATTTTGATGAAGGCGACAGAATTGGAGAACATGATGGAGGCACAGATCCCGAAACAGCACAACCTTATGCTATCCCCGAAATATTTAATGCTACTTATGTTGGCAGAGGAACAGATGCAGGAAAAAGAATGATAACTTTCCGTGATAATGCCGGTGGGAAATATGCTAATTCAATTTTTCTTAACCAAGCAAAAGGTGTTGACATCGAATTACTATCAGGTGAAGGAAGTTTTGACAGATTTCAGGCAGGAGAATTAGAAATAAAAAACAATATTTTTTATGATGTAGCGGACGGAACAGCGGAAGGGCTTTTTAAAATATCTTTTGGAAGTGGTGCTTCAGCAAATCCCGATTCTACAAATGCTTCTACAGAATTTGTAAATTATTTTAATACTGCTAAAAACGTAGTTGCTAACCCGGGTGTATCTTATTCGGCAAGTTCATGGAATCTTGTTCCAACAGCAAATGTGTCTGAAAATATGGCTACATACCCTTCAACTTGGTTTGAAAATGTTTCGTACAAAGGTGCATTTGCTCCTTCAAGTACAAATTGGGCATCAGGATGGACACTAATAAGTACTGCAGGATTACAATAATAATTAGTCATTTATTTTCCCATATAAGGGAAATTATATAAGTAAATTGCAGGGAGTGATTAAAATCATTTCCTGCAATATCATTTGAAACCAATTAAAATTAACATTTTGAATAAAAAATATTTTATTACTGTATTAATTTTGTTAATTACTTTCATCTCTTATGCACAAAAAGGAATAATCAGGGGAAAAGTAAATGACAAAAAAACAGGTGAAGAACTTATAGGAACAACAATTATAGCTGTTGGAACTCAGATGGGAGCTATCACTGATTTTGACGGTAATTATTCTTTAGAACTACCTGTTGGAAAATATGAAATAAAATGTTCATTTATTTCTTATGAAACAATAACTATTACTAATGTAGAAATAAAAACAGACGAAATACAAAGTATTAATTTTCAATTGGGAGAAGCTAGTATTGTTTTACAAGAGGTTAGGATTGAAGCAAGACAAATGCGTAAAACCGAAAATGCTTTGTTAGCAATGCAAAAAGTATCAACATCGGTCATTAATGGAATTTCAGCACAGGAAATTTCAAAAGCTGGCGATAATAATGCTGCTGCTGCTTTAAAAAGAGTGATTGGAATATCGGTTGAAGACGGGAAATATGTTTATGTTAGGGGATTAAGTGACAGATATTCCAAAACAACACTTAACGGTGCCGAAATACCAGGACTTGACCCAAATAGAAATACTGTTCAGATGGATATGTTTCCAAGCAATTTAATTGAAAATATGGTGGTTTTTAAAACATTTTCTCCTGAACTACCAGGCAGTTTTGCAGGTGGATATATAAATATTGTTACTAAAGATTTTCCTGAGAAATTTACATTCCAATTTTCCAGCTCATTTGCTTACAACGACCAAAGTAGTTTTAATAAGAACTTTTTAACTTATGATGGTGGTAAACTTGATTGGCTCGGAATTGATGATGGCACACGCAATTGGCCAATTAATAATACAAAAGAAATTCCAAGTCTTTATGTTGATAATGATAAACTTGATAATATTACACGCTCTTTCAATAATGAAATGGATACAAAACATAAAAAGTCTTTTATGAATCAATCTTATTCAATTTCTCTTGGAAATCAAAAAAATATAGGGGAAAAGTCATTGGGATATATTGTTGGAATAAATTATCAAAAGAATTATGAATATTTTAATGATGGAGCAACAGGGCGTTATAAACTAACAGGTTTTGAAGAAAATAGCTTAAACACTGAAAGGTTTCTAAATACAGAAAAAGGAGCAATGGAAGTGCTATCAGGGGGAATGCTTAGTTTAAATTATAAATTATCACGTAAACATAAAATAGGTATTGCAGGAATACATAATCGTAGCGGTGTTACTTCCGCAAAATTTCTTGATGGTAAAAAACCTTCAGACGAAATTGGAATGTATCAACAAAATCGGGAATTGAAATTTCTTGAACGTTCAATAACATCAGGACAATTAAAAGGTGAGCATTATCTTGAAAATTTTAAAAAATTAAAAATCAACTGGCTTAGTTCCTATACTGTTTCAAAGCAAAATGAACCGGATTTACGCTATTTTGTTAATAGCTATTATATAGAAAATAATGATACAACTTTTGAAATTGAAAAATCAAAATATGCTTTGCCTGCAAGATATAGCCGTGAAATGAAAGAATCTAATTTTGATAATAAAATTGATTTCAGTATTCCGGTATTTATTCCATTCAAATCAAAATTAAAATTCGGATTTGCAAATGTGTATAAATACAGGGTTTTTGAAGAAGAGCGTATAGATATAAATAGTCAGAATAATTCATTTACAGCAAGCATTTCAGAGTATTTTAACGACAATAATATAGGTCAAAATGCTCAGGGAACTTACGGTGTTTATATGATTGATGCTACAGATACAAAAAATAGTTATACCGGTAAACAGGATGTTGCCGCGGCTTATGCTTTGATTGATGTAAATTTTAATAAAAAACTAAGAATGACAGTGGGGGGAAGATTGGAATACACAAACATACATATAGAAAGTTATAATAAAAAGAAAGCTGACGGGAATTTGGAAAATTTAGACTTTTTACCTGTTTTGAATTTTACTTATGAAATAGTTGAAGATTTATTTATAAGAACTGCTACTTCACGTACTTTGGCTCGTCCAACTTTCAGAGAACTTGCTCCTTATGCTTCGTATGATTATGAAACAGGAGAAACAAAACTTGGTAATAATAATTTAGAAAGAACATTAATAGATAATTTTGATATACGAACAGAATATTTTATTAAACCCGGAGAAATAATTTCAATTAGTGGTTTTTATAAACGATTTATCAATCCTATTGAAACAACTTTTAACCCTATTGCTTCAAATCCCGAATTAACATGGAAAAACGTTGAAAAAGCAAATGTCTATGGAATTGAATTTGAATTTCGTAAAAATCTGGATTTTATAAATATTTTAAGAGATTTTAAAATCGGGCTTAATATGTCTTATATCAAATCGGTGGTTAGCATTGATTCTTTGGAACTCCTTGCAATACAGGGTACTAATCCCAATCATGCCGATACAAGAGTAATGTTTGGACAATCTCCATATATTGTTAATGCTATTTTATCTTACAAAAACGATAGCATTGGATTAAGTGCTAATATTTCTTACAATATTGCAGGCGAAAAACTTGCAGTTGTCATTGTTTCAGGAACTCCAAACATTTACGAACAGCCATTCAACTCATTGAATTTTAATATAAATCAAAAAATAGGTAAAAGATTTTCTTTGAAATTTTCTGCAAAAAATATTTTAAATTCAATACATGAAAAAATATACACCTATAATAGTAAAGAATATATTTACGATAAATATTCGGTGGGCAGGACATATTCATTGGGNNNNNNNNNNNNNNNNNNNNNNNNNNNNNNNNNNNNNNNNNNNNNNNNNNNNNNNNNNNNNNNNNNNNNNNNNNNNNNNNNNNNNNNNNNNNNNNNNNNNATAAATGTAACAAATGTATTTTAGTTTTGTTGCAAAATTAAAAGATAAAAAAAATGAAAAAATTATTATTATCAATTGTCTTTACAGTTCTTGTACTTCAATTAAGTTTTGCAAGTAATGAAAACAATCCGACTAATGGAAATACAAAAAATACCATAAAAATAAATGGTAAAATTGTTGATAAAGAAACAGGTGAAACTTTGACAGGTGTGTTAATTGAAATCAAAGGAAGCAGTGAAAAAGTGTATAGCGATTTTGATGGCACATTTGAATTTAAAAATCTAAAACCGGGAATATATGACATTGTAATATCATATATTTCTTATGAAAAGAATGTGTTAAAAATGGTGAAAGCTAAAACCTCTGTCAACACATTAAAAATTGAACTAAAAAAACAATAAGTCAATACTGCAATATTCAACTTTCAATTTAGTTTTGAGGTTTTATATTATATTTGCAAATAAAATTTCATGAAAAAATATTACTTTACGTTTATTTATATATTTCTTAGTCTGTTATCTTTTTCACAAATTATTATTGACAAAGAAGGTTTGTATTACAACGAAGACAATAAATTGTTTTCCGGAACTTATGTTGAATTCTATGATAACGGTAACAAAAAAACCGAAATGGAATTGAAAGATGGAAAAAAGAACGGAAAGATAATTTTATTTTTCGAAAATGGAGATACTAATGAAATACGCTCTTATAAAGATGGAAAA harbors:
- a CDS encoding carboxypeptidase-like regulatory domain-containing protein, whose protein sequence is MKKLLLSIVFTVLVLQLSFASNENNPTNGNTKNTIKINGKIVDKETGETLTGVLIEIKGSSEKVYSDFDGTFEFKNLKPGIYDIVISYISYEKNVLKMVKAKTSVNTLKIELKKQ
- a CDS encoding YCF48-related protein, with the translated sequence MKRFLLTIVLTISSLLLLAQHTWDKKNSGIADATLCDIEFIGDSIGYIVGYSPTKSVILKTTDAGETWTNVTTPSVTTELLSCNFLDKDLGYVVGRNGGLYKTENGGAVWQKINIGSNVNLTDVSFPSQNIGYLCSDGGRFFKSENNGGLGWLTKSIYTADDFIAVQFFNQNTGVISATSGRIWKTNNGGTSWDTINEGWNNINNSFFCTENVGYIIGRGLVKRSIDGGNHWTNISPAAYPSTYFYSIYFTFVQSGFIGGKHELILTTNDGGSSWEIENSGGTETIKQIIFTPYGNGFAVGTNGLILKREVPDGIEDTKLKSDISIYPNPSKGTFVLNSNSKKELDINIFNPNGTIIFSEKNINSQIEFNLNEYSRGIYFVQIISDNEVITKKLILK
- a CDS encoding TonB-dependent receptor, encoding MNKKYFITVLILLITFISYAQKGIIRGKVNDKKTGEELIGTTIIAVGTQMGAITDFDGNYSLELPVGKYEIKCSFISYETITITNVEIKTDEIQSINFQLGEASIVLQEVRIEARQMRKTENALLAMQKVSTSVINGISAQEISKAGDNNAAAALKRVIGISVEDGKYVYVRGLSDRYSKTTLNGAEIPGLDPNRNTVQMDMFPSNLIENMVVFKTFSPELPGSFAGGYINIVTKDFPEKFTFQFSSSFAYNDQSSFNKNFLTYDGGKLDWLGIDDGTRNWPINNTKEIPSLYVDNDKLDNITRSFNNEMDTKHKKSFMNQSYSISLGNQKNIGEKSLGYIVGINYQKNYEYFNDGATGRYKLTGFEENSLNTERFLNTEKGAMEVLSGGMLSLNYKLSRKHKIGIAGIHNRSGVTSAKFLDGKKPSDEIGMYQQNRELKFLERSITSGQLKGEHYLENFKKLKINWLSSYTVSKQNEPDLRYFVNSYYIENNDTTFEIEKSKYALPARYSREMKESNFDNKIDFSIPVFIPFKSKLKFGFANVYKYRVFEEERIDINSQNNSFTASISEYFNDNNIGQNAQGTYGVYMIDATDTKNSYTGKQDVAAAYALIDVNFNKKLRMTVGGRLEYTNIHIESYNKKKADGNLENLDFLPVLNFTYEIVEDLFIRTATSRTLARPTFRELAPYASYDYETGETKLGNNNLERTLIDNFDIRTEYFIKPGEIISISGFYKRFINPIETTFNPIASNPELTWKNVEKANVYGIEFEFRKNLDFINILRDFKIGLNMSYIKSVVSIDSLELLAIQGTNPNHADTRVMFGQSPYIVNAILSYKNDSIGLSANISYNIAGEKLAVVIVSGTPNIYEQPFNSLNFNINQKIGKRFSLKFSAKNILNSIHEKIYTYNSKEYIYDKYSVGRTYSLG
- a CDS encoding toxin-antitoxin system YwqK family antitoxin; its protein translation is MKKYYFTFIYIFLSLLSFSQIIIDKEGLYYNEDNKLFSGTYVEFYDNGNKKTEMELKDGKKNGKIILFFENGDTNEIRSYKDGKKDGLWSTWNKQNIKVAEANFKNNFKAGKWIIWDDNGTKRYEMNYSKGNKTGTWYIWDESGKLSKQKEY